The DNA segment TGCCAGTGATGTGCCAGCCTATGTAGAGAATGGTGCTGCGGATGTTGGTGTGGCGGGCAAAGACGTACTGATGGAATATGGTGCGCAAAATGTTTATGAGCTGATCGACCTTAAAATTGCCAATTGCCGCCTCATGACCGCAGGTCGTGTGGATGCAGAAGGTCACTGGCAGAAACCAACGGGGCGGTTAAAGATTGCGACCAAGTATGTCAATCTGACACGCCAATACTATGCGAGTCGGGGTGAGCAAGTGGATGTCATCAAGCTGTATGGCTCCATGGAGCTAGCACCACTGGTTGGCTTAGGGGATTTGATCGTAGACGTTGTAGACACCGGCAACACACTACGTGCAAATGGCCTAGCGCCTTTTGATGTGATCGCTCAGATTTCATCACGTCTGATCGTCAACAAAGCCAGCTATAAACGTAAACAAGCGGTCTTAAGTCCAATTCTGGCAGGGATTGAAGCCGCAATCGGTTAATTGGGTCTGATGCTCACCCCGTTTTGAATCAAAAAAACAGGGTGCTGACTACCTATCTTATTTTAAGCTTCTAGTGCCGCTCTAATTTTCTCTGCAAATCCTTGAATCTGAGCCATGTCCCCCATCTTTGCACCATGCGCACGCGTCATCAGTGCACCCAGCGAACTTGGTAGGATGTGGAAGTGGACATGCGGTACGGTTTGCCCTGCTGCAGCACCATTCAATTGCATCAGCACAAAACCTTCAACGCCCATTGCAGTCTTCACTGCTTTAGAGACTTTCTGAACGGTTTTAATCCATGCAGCAGCAGCCTCTGGGGATAAGTCTAGGAGGGTTTCCGCAGGTTCTTTGGTAATCACCAAAGTATGCCCATCCGCTTGAGGCATGATGTCCATGAATGCCAGCGTATGTTCATCTTCGTAGACTTTGGTACACGGGATTTCTCCACGGAGTATTTTGGCAAAAATATTATTCGTGTCATAAGCCATGGGAACGGTCCTTGCTGTCATGTGAGGGATGGGTGATCTGAGTGTTGACCCAGTAACTCGATATTAGCAGAAAATAGCATGGACTCTATCAAGCGCCTGACCATAAAAAATCGCAGTAGGATGACTGCGATTTTTTAAAGTGAGCGATGTGGGTCATCGCATCAGAACAATTTAGTAGCTATATTTCAAGCCAAAAGCAGTCAATGAACTGTCTGAGTCACCGAGATCAGATTTGATCTTTTTGTAGTCAAAGCTAAATAGTCCTGACAATTTATCGGTCATCATCATTGACAGCGCACTACGTGATCGGAAGGTATTGGAAGAAGAACCGTAGTCATAGCCCAGATCTTGGGTAAAACTGACGGTTTTGGTGAGTATGCGTTCATAGTGTGCCGCCAGTGTACCGATGGCTTCAGTCTTGTCTTTCTGCGGAGGGAGGTCTTCAACGCTATAGCGTACCCCCGCACCGATCTCACCATTTAAAAACTGTACGTCATCGCGATAAAGTTCGCTACCGATTCCACCGGTGAGGGAGGTCTGATAGTCAAAAGCGCTGCTGCGGTCTTTTTCCCATTGTAGTTTACCAAATTCGTAGAAACTTCCCTCACTATGCATCATCTTACCAGAGGCCAGATAGCGTTCAACGTTATCAGAAGAGTTGCTATCGCTACTACCAATCGCTTCGGCTTTTAACTCTTGTCCCCAATCGCCTTGCATACGTTTAAATGTCACATGGCCTGCGATACTGGATTTGTTGGAAGAGGTGCCATCGGTATTGGTGGTATTGTTCAATAAATAGCTCAAGTCGGCATCAAGATTATAGTCTTTGTCTTTGCTGACTTTAATTGCATCTTCTGCGGCATAGGA comes from the Aquirhabdus parva genome and includes:
- a CDS encoding DUF481 domain-containing protein, with protein sequence MTFPIKKLTAVILGLSLSVVSYAAEDAIKVSKDKDYNLDADLSYLLNNTTNTDGTSSNKSSIAGHVTFKRMQGDWGQELKAEAIGSSDSNSSDNVERYLASGKMMHSEGSFYEFGKLQWEKDRSSAFDYQTSLTGGIGSELYRDDVQFLNGEIGAGVRYSVEDLPPQKDKTEAIGTLAAHYERILTKTVSFTQDLGYDYGSSSNTFRSRSALSMMMTDKLSGLFSFDYKKIKSDLGDSDSSLTAFGLKYSY
- the hisG gene encoding ATP phosphoribosyltransferase codes for the protein MSDSQAIPQTSTGTDESVMGHFDHGLTLALSKGRILKETLPLLKNAGIELLEDPDKSRKLIFPTTHPLVRILILRASDVPAYVENGAADVGVAGKDVLMEYGAQNVYELIDLKIANCRLMTAGRVDAEGHWQKPTGRLKIATKYVNLTRQYYASRGEQVDVIKLYGSMELAPLVGLGDLIVDVVDTGNTLRANGLAPFDVIAQISSRLIVNKASYKRKQAVLSPILAGIEAAIG
- a CDS encoding HIT family protein, with product MAYDTNNIFAKILRGEIPCTKVYEDEHTLAFMDIMPQADGHTLVITKEPAETLLDLSPEAAAAWIKTVQKVSKAVKTAMGVEGFVLMQLNGAAAGQTVPHVHFHILPSSLGALMTRAHGAKMGDMAQIQGFAEKIRAALEA